A window of Longispora fulva contains these coding sequences:
- a CDS encoding isocitrate lyase/PEP mutase family protein — MTSFADLHVPGTPLLLPNAWDHASAVALAGQGFAAIGTTSLGVAAAAGLPDGTAATRAETLLLARRLGGSGFLLSVDAEGGFSDDPAEVAEVARELADAGAVGINLEDGLADGGLVPVARQAAKIAAVKAAVPDLFVNARTDTHWLGGREGETRSRLDAYQAAGADGVFVPGLSDPDTIAALVLDVGVPLNVLYAPTGPTVAQLGDLGVARVSLGSLLFRVALSAALDTAAAIRSGGQVTASARSYAEVQHLSS; from the coding sequence ATGACCAGCTTCGCCGACCTGCACGTACCCGGTACCCCGCTCCTGTTGCCGAACGCCTGGGACCACGCCTCCGCCGTCGCCCTGGCCGGGCAGGGTTTCGCGGCGATCGGCACCACGAGCCTCGGGGTGGCCGCCGCCGCCGGCCTGCCGGACGGCACCGCCGCGACCCGTGCCGAGACCCTGCTCCTGGCGCGCCGGCTCGGCGGGTCCGGCTTCCTGCTCAGTGTGGACGCCGAGGGCGGGTTCAGTGACGACCCGGCCGAGGTGGCCGAGGTGGCCCGCGAGCTGGCCGACGCCGGGGCGGTCGGGATCAACCTGGAGGACGGCCTGGCCGACGGCGGCCTCGTGCCCGTGGCCCGTCAGGCCGCGAAGATCGCCGCGGTGAAGGCGGCCGTCCCGGACCTGTTCGTCAACGCGCGCACCGACACCCACTGGCTGGGCGGTCGGGAGGGGGAGACCCGGAGCAGGCTCGACGCGTACCAGGCCGCGGGCGCCGACGGGGTGTTCGTCCCCGGACTGTCCGATCCGGACACCATCGCGGCGCTGGTGCTGGACGTCGGCGTACCCCTCAATGTGTTGTATGCGCCCACCGGTCCGACGGTGGCGCAGCTCGGTGACCTGGGGGTGGCCCGGGTCAGTCTGGGCTCGCTGCTGTTCCGGGTGGCGTTGAGCGCCGCGCTGGACACCGCGGCGGCGATCCGGTCCGGCGGGCAGGTGACGGCCTCCGCCCGCAGCTACGCGGAGGTGCAGCACCTGAGCTCCTGA
- a CDS encoding cytochrome P450 has product MITFHRYADVTAALADPALVPTPAEPGPPGTMAWLRSTVARFSTGEAHARRRALVEADLARLDPTTLRAATTNADARLDPRHVVVRALAQALGLSDPDAVAEAVALAATTYFGGDDPAADAAVAWLVPRTANTASEAADADPLEVAANRIGLLIQACDATAGLIAHTRRADGTGQDSVDGLLRETLRHDPPVRVMRRVAVAATRIGGVEVAAGELVALDIAAANRDPELFTAPDLFDPSRSGPEPLTFGAEPRVCPGRAHALALAAGVLAGTPVTVEPEPAEDAPGTDDRDPAEVVTGMVGRVLDLAATWVHWDGRPRPVDDRVYTPHKAVRRVADHLVDHLAELEARLAGEETIPDHWHASMVTTAADTAPFTRIDLDEARSRLTRLARIWANRLGALTPEQLDHSPGRGWTFRQLAFHVSGSDYYAEAVGDLTPPTRRDPS; this is encoded by the coding sequence ATGATCACGTTCCACCGGTACGCCGACGTCACCGCCGCCCTCGCCGACCCGGCACTCGTCCCGACGCCCGCCGAGCCCGGCCCGCCCGGCACGATGGCGTGGCTGCGCTCCACGGTCGCCCGGTTCAGCACCGGCGAGGCGCACGCCCGCCGCCGCGCCCTCGTCGAGGCCGACCTCGCCCGCCTGGACCCGACAACCCTCCGCGCGGCCACGACGAACGCCGACGCCCGGCTCGATCCACGCCACGTGGTCGTGCGCGCCCTCGCGCAGGCTCTCGGCCTGTCCGACCCGGACGCGGTCGCCGAGGCCGTGGCCCTGGCAGCGACCACGTACTTCGGTGGCGACGACCCGGCGGCGGACGCGGCCGTGGCCTGGCTCGTGCCGAGAACGGCGAACACCGCGTCCGAGGCCGCCGACGCCGACCCGCTGGAGGTCGCCGCCAACCGGATCGGTCTCCTCATCCAGGCCTGCGACGCCACCGCCGGCCTCATCGCCCACACCCGCCGGGCCGATGGCACCGGTCAGGACTCCGTGGACGGTCTCCTCCGCGAGACCCTGCGCCACGACCCGCCGGTCCGGGTCATGCGCCGGGTCGCCGTGGCCGCGACCAGGATCGGCGGGGTGGAGGTCGCGGCCGGTGAGCTGGTGGCCCTGGATATCGCGGCGGCCAACCGTGACCCGGAGCTGTTCACCGCCCCCGACCTTTTCGACCCGTCCCGGTCCGGCCCGGAGCCGCTGACCTTCGGCGCGGAGCCCCGCGTGTGCCCTGGCCGGGCCCATGCCCTGGCCCTGGCCGCAGGCGTCCTGGCGGGCACGCCGGTCACAGTGGAGCCCGAGCCAGCCGAGGATGCCCCCGGGACCGACGATCGGGACCCGGCCGAGGTCGTGACGGGTATGGTCGGCAGGGTGCTGGATCTTGCCGCGACCTGGGTCCACTGGGACGGCCGCCCGCGCCCCGTCGACGACCGGGTCTACACCCCGCACAAGGCGGTCCGCCGGGTCGCCGACCACCTCGTTGACCACCTCGCCGAGCTCGAGGCCCGCCTGGCCGGCGAGGAGACGATCCCCGACCACTGGCACGCCTCCATGGTGACCACCGCCGCCGACACCGCCCCGTTCACCCGGATCGACCTGGACGAGGCCCGCAGCCGTCTCACCCGGCTCGCCCGGATCTGGGCCAACCGCCTCGGCGCCCTGACGCCGGAGCAGCTCGACCACTCGCCGGGCCGGGGCTGGACGTTCCGCCAGCTCGCGTTCCACGTCTCCGGCTCCGACTACTACGCCGAAGCCGTCGGCGACCTGACCCCGCCCACCCGAAGGGACCCGTCATGA
- a CDS encoding ArsR/SmtB family transcription factor, translating into MSLAELAGLLADPTRATICLALLDGRAWTGIELARLAKVAPSTASEHLTRLIAGGVLAEERQGRHRYVRLAGPEIATLLEDLSSFSSTPRPPRSLRESNQHRAEARARTCYDHLAGHLGVAVADAMVRDGLVTDDTGLTVTASGVAWLERLGIALAPGRGRRPVVKACLDWTERRTHLAGQVGAALCGTAMDRRWVERIGAGRALRVTPAGRDAFREHLGIDAP; encoded by the coding sequence ATGTCGCTCGCCGAACTCGCCGGACTGCTCGCGGATCCCACCCGGGCCACGATCTGCCTCGCCCTGCTCGACGGCCGGGCGTGGACGGGCATCGAGCTGGCCCGGCTCGCGAAGGTCGCGCCGTCCACGGCCAGCGAGCACCTGACCCGCCTGATCGCCGGCGGCGTCCTGGCCGAGGAGCGCCAGGGCCGGCACCGGTACGTGCGGCTGGCCGGCCCGGAGATCGCCACCCTGCTGGAGGACCTGTCGTCGTTCTCCTCGACGCCGCGCCCGCCGAGGTCCCTGCGCGAGTCCAACCAGCACCGCGCGGAGGCCCGGGCCCGGACCTGCTACGACCACCTCGCCGGCCACCTGGGCGTGGCCGTCGCCGACGCGATGGTCCGCGACGGTCTCGTCACGGACGACACCGGGCTCACGGTCACCGCGTCGGGCGTGGCCTGGCTGGAGCGGCTGGGCATCGCCCTCGCCCCGGGGCGGGGCCGCCGCCCGGTGGTGAAGGCGTGCCTGGACTGGACGGAGCGGCGGACCCACCTGGCCGGCCAGGTCGGGGCGGCACTGTGCGGTACGGCGATGGACCGCCGTTGGGTGGAACGGATCGGCGCGGGGCGCGCGCTGCGGGTGACCCCGGCCGGCCGGGACGCGTTCCGCGAACACCTGGGCATCGACGCCCCGTAG
- a CDS encoding AAA family ATPase, with protein sequence MIIEGVSIPDFPDAEPPLPARQWPMTVPAVAQIFREGLTFDRPVTFLVGENGSGKSTVLEGIAEAYGLDGRTGHAGRRYAQDDEPGVLGARMRLIRTRQGSRMLGRRAKGFFLRAETAYEQFVKMGYATPDVVSHGESVLQVLDGRFTDVGLYLLDEPEDGLSFSSCLRLLAQFSLLVEEGAQVICATHSPLVAAYPGAAVLEVGKHGIRPRAWRDLELVDHWSRFMARPDAYLRGLL encoded by the coding sequence GTGATCATCGAGGGCGTGTCGATTCCCGACTTCCCGGACGCCGAGCCCCCGCTCCCCGCCCGGCAGTGGCCGATGACCGTCCCGGCCGTGGCGCAGATCTTCCGCGAGGGCCTGACCTTCGACCGGCCGGTGACGTTCCTGGTCGGGGAGAACGGGTCGGGCAAGTCCACGGTCCTGGAGGGCATCGCCGAGGCGTACGGGCTGGACGGCCGCACCGGGCACGCCGGCCGCAGGTACGCCCAGGATGACGAGCCCGGCGTCCTGGGCGCCCGGATGAGGCTGATCCGCACGCGGCAGGGCAGCCGGATGCTCGGCCGGCGCGCGAAGGGCTTCTTCCTCCGGGCGGAGACCGCCTACGAGCAGTTCGTGAAGATGGGGTACGCCACCCCCGACGTCGTCAGCCACGGCGAGAGCGTGTTGCAGGTCCTCGACGGCCGGTTCACCGACGTGGGGCTGTACCTGCTCGACGAGCCGGAGGACGGGTTGTCGTTCAGTTCGTGCCTGCGACTGCTGGCCCAGTTCTCGCTGCTCGTCGAGGAGGGCGCCCAGGTGATCTGCGCGACGCACTCCCCGCTGGTGGCGGCGTACCCGGGGGCGGCCGTGCTGGAGGTCGGCAAGCACGGGATCCGGCCCCGGGCGTGGCGGGACCTGGAGCTGGTGGACCACTGGTCGCGGTTCATGGCCCGGCCGGACGCGTACCTGAGAGGTCTGCTCTAA
- a CDS encoding serine hydrolase encodes MGRRGWWLGLALAVLVAGAGLSAVRGQASASTPAARDVPAASGTTSPTPAPTEAPPGTPQPVAPAPAPPDLVTPALDAALAGFEGTLSLAVVDHVHGTTTLYHADDTFRTASIVKVAILAELLDREPDLSDDDRALAYQMITVSDNDAASDLWDAIDGATGLTDLVDRLGLAHTVPGEDGAWGVTTTTAADQVRLLDAVTGPGLLATLMSEVNPDQRWGVTAAARSGESVLVKDGWMNWDDVDGTWSVNSIGRITGPGVDVTIAVLSTGSTAEEDGIAAVEKAATAARAAGGW; translated from the coding sequence ATGGGACGACGTGGATGGTGGCTGGGGCTGGCGCTGGCGGTGCTGGTCGCCGGGGCGGGACTGTCGGCGGTCCGGGGCCAGGCCTCGGCGTCGACGCCTGCCGCGAGGGACGTGCCGGCGGCATCGGGGACCACCAGCCCGACACCGGCCCCGACGGAGGCGCCGCCCGGGACCCCGCAGCCGGTCGCCCCGGCCCCTGCCCCGCCGGACCTGGTCACGCCCGCGCTCGACGCCGCGCTCGCCGGCTTCGAGGGCACCTTGTCCCTCGCCGTCGTCGACCACGTGCACGGCACGACCACGCTCTACCACGCCGACGACACCTTCCGGACGGCCAGCATCGTCAAGGTGGCCATCCTCGCCGAACTCCTCGACCGCGAGCCGGACCTGTCCGACGACGACCGCGCGCTCGCGTACCAGATGATCACGGTGAGCGACAACGACGCCGCCTCCGACCTGTGGGACGCCATCGACGGCGCGACCGGCCTGACCGACCTGGTCGACCGCCTGGGCCTGGCCCACACCGTGCCCGGCGAGGACGGCGCGTGGGGCGTGACCACCACGACGGCGGCCGACCAGGTCCGGCTGCTCGACGCGGTCACCGGGCCGGGGCTGTTGGCGACGCTGATGTCGGAGGTGAACCCCGACCAGCGCTGGGGGGTGACCGCCGCCGCCCGGTCCGGGGAGTCCGTGCTGGTCAAGGACGGCTGGATGAACTGGGACGACGTGGACGGCACCTGGTCGGTCAACAGCATCGGCCGGATCACCGGGCCCGGGGTGGACGTCACGATCGCCGTGCTGTCGACGGGCAGCACGGCGGAGGAGGACGGGATCGCGGCCGTGGAGAAGGCCGCGACGGCGGCCCGAGCGGCGGGCGGCTGGTGA
- a CDS encoding response regulator transcription factor, giving the protein MTAPDPRRPDGEPPRVLVVDDEPTLADLLTMALRYEGWQVRSAPDGSTAVRLAREFRPDAVVLDIMLPDLDGLEVLRRLRNDKPDIPVLFLTARDAVEDRVAGLTAGGDDYVTKPFSLEEVVARVRALLRRALLHTARTEALLVVGDLTLDEECREVRRAGEEITLTATEFELLRYLMRNPRRVLSKSQILDRVWNYDFGGQANVVELYISYLRKKVDAGRPTMIHTMRGAGYVLKPAD; this is encoded by the coding sequence ATGACAGCACCCGACCCCCGGCGGCCGGACGGCGAACCGCCCCGGGTCCTGGTCGTCGACGACGAGCCGACCCTGGCCGACCTGCTCACCATGGCCCTGCGCTACGAGGGCTGGCAGGTCCGCTCCGCCCCCGACGGCTCGACGGCCGTCCGGCTGGCCCGGGAGTTCCGCCCCGACGCCGTGGTCCTCGACATCATGCTCCCGGACCTCGACGGCCTGGAGGTGCTCCGCCGCCTCCGCAACGACAAACCAGATATTCCAGTACTTTTCCTGACAGCTCGCGACGCCGTCGAGGACCGGGTCGCCGGCCTGACCGCCGGGGGCGACGACTACGTGACCAAGCCGTTCAGCCTGGAGGAGGTCGTCGCCCGGGTCCGGGCCCTGCTCCGCCGCGCGCTGCTGCACACCGCGCGCACCGAGGCCCTGCTGGTCGTCGGGGACCTGACCCTCGACGAGGAGTGCCGGGAGGTCCGCCGGGCCGGCGAGGAGATCACCCTGACCGCGACGGAGTTCGAGCTGCTGCGCTACCTGATGCGCAACCCGCGCCGGGTGCTGTCGAAGTCCCAGATCCTCGACCGGGTGTGGAACTACGACTTCGGCGGGCAGGCCAACGTGGTCGAGCTGTACATCTCCTACCTGCGGAAGAAGGTCGACGCCGGCCGGCCGACGATGATCCACACGATGCGCGGGGCCGGGTATGTCCTCAAGCCGGCCGACTAG